A window of the Eubalaena glacialis isolate mEubGla1 chromosome 9, mEubGla1.1.hap2.+ XY, whole genome shotgun sequence genome harbors these coding sequences:
- the UCK1 gene encoding uridine-cytidine kinase 1, with amino-acid sequence MRGALGRQGLQLSRCPARARSPPPTAPRASRKWGSVGGVSDLCAGAGRQVWGRLRELGSRCGRAALEMASAVGGDCEGAVHEADRPHQRPFLIGVSGGTASGKSTVCEKIMELLGQNEVDHRQRKLVILSQDRFYKVLTTEQKAKALKGQYNFDHPDAFDNDLMHRTLKNIVEGKTVEVPIYDFVTHSRLAETTVVYPADVVLFEGILVFYSQEIRDMFHLRLFVDTDSDVRLSRRVLRDVHRGRDLEQILTQYTTFVKPAFEEFCLPTKKYADVIIPRGVDNMVAINLIVQHIQDILNGDVCKWHRGGSNGRSYKRTFPEPGDHPRVLTSGKRSHLESSSRPH; translated from the exons ATGCGCGGCGCCCTCGGACGCCAGGGACTACAACTCTCGCGGTGCCCCGCGCGCGCCCGCAGCCCCCCTCCCACCGCGCCGCGCGCCTCCCGGAAGTGGGGCTCCGTGGGGGGCGTCTCCGATCTTTGCGCGGGGGCGGGCCGGCAGGTTTGGGGGAGGCTGCGTGAGCTAGGAAGCCGATGCGGGCGAGCGGCGCTGGAGATGGCTTCGGCTGTAGGCGGCGACTGCGAGGGCGCCGTGCACGAGGCCGACCGTCCTCACCAGCGGCCCTTCTTGATCGGGGTGAGCGGCGGTACCGCGAGCGGCAAG TCAACTGTGTGCGAGAAGATCATGGAGCTGCTGGGACAGAATGAAGTAGACCACCGGCAGCGGAAGTTGGTCATCCTGAGCCAAGACAGGTTCTATAAGGTTCTGACCACGGAACAGAAGGCCAAGGCCTTGAAGGGACAGTACAATTTCGACCATCCAG ATGCTTTTGATAACGATTTGATGCACAGGACTCTGAAAAACATTGTGGAGGGCAAAACAGTCGAGGTCCCAATCTATGATTTTGTGACCCACTCAAG GTTAGCGGAGACCACGGTGGTCTACCCCGCAGATGTGGTCCTGTTCGAGGGCATCCTGGTTTTCTACAGCCAGGAGATCCGGGACATGTTCCACCTGCGACTCTTTGTGGACACCGACTCTGACGTCAGGCTGTCGCGAAGAG TTCTCCGGGACGTGCACCGCGGCCGGGACCTGGAGCAGATCCTGACGCAGTACACCACCTTCGTCAAGCCGGCCTTCGAGGAGTTCTGCCTGCCG ACAAAGAAGTATGCTGATGTGATAATCCCTCGAGGGGTTGACAATATGG TGGCCATCAACCTCATCGTGCAGCACATCCAGGACATCCTCAACGGCGACGTCTGCAAGTGGCATCGCGGAGGGTCTAACGGGCGCAGCTACAAGAGGACGTTCCCTGAGCCGGGAGACCACCCCAGGGTGCTGACCTCTGGCAAACGGTCGCACCTGGAGTCCAGCAGCAGGCCCCACTGA
- the POMT1 gene encoding protein O-mannosyl-transferase 1 isoform X2, with product MKRIFFLDGSGPPFGHMLLALGGYLGGFDGNFLWNRIGAEYSTNVPVWSLRLLPALAGALSVPMAYQIVWELGFSHCAAVGAALLILIENALITQSRLMLLESVLIFFNLLAVLSYLKFSNSQKHRPFSPSWWFWLLLTGVACSCAVGTKYVGVFTYLLVLGVAAAHAWHLIGDQTLSNVRVLCHLLARAVALLVVPVLVYLLFFYVHLLLLCRSGPHDQIMSSAFQASLEGGLARITQGQPLEVAYGSQVTLKNVFGQPVPCWLHSHQSTYPMIYENGRGSSHQQQVTCYPFKDVNNWWIVKDPGRHQLVVNDPPRPVRHGDIVQLVHGMTTRLLNTHDVAAPLSPHSQEVSCYIDYNVSMPAQNLWRLDIVNRESDTDVWKTILSEVRFVHVNTSAILKLSGAPLPDWGFRQLEVVGEKLSRGYHGSTVWNVEEHRYGRSQEQKERELELRSPTQTDASRNLSFMARFSELQWRMLTVRSDDSEHKYSSTPLDWVTLDTNIAYWLHPRTSAQIHLLGNIVIWASASLATLVYALLLAWYLLRRRRRVCDLPEDCWLRWALAGALCAGGWAVNYVPFFVMEKTLFLYHYLPALAFQILLLPVVLEHVSGRLCRSQLQRSFFSALVVAWFASACHVSNTLRPLTYGDRSLSPSELKALRWKDSWDILIRKY from the exons ATGAAGCGGATCTTCTTTTTGGATGGCAGTGGACCACCGTTTGGCCACATGCTGCTGGCCTTGGGAG GTTATTTAGGAGGATTTGATGGTAACTTTTTGTGGAACAGAATTGGAGCAG AATACAGCACCAACGTGCCCGTGTGGTCCCTGCGCCTGCTGCCGGCCCTTGCAGGGGCCCTGTCGGTGCCCATGGCCTACCAGATCGTGTGGGAGCTCGGCTTCTCTCACTGTGCCGCCGTGGGGGCCGCTCTGCTGATTCTGATCG AGAACGCTCTGATCACTCAGTCAAGGCTGATGCTTTTGGAATCAGTGTTGATATTTTTCAATCTGTTGGCCGTGCTGTCTTACCTGAAGTTCTCCAACTCCCAGAAACACAG GCCCTTCTCTCCGAGCTGGTGGTTCTGGTTGCTGCTGACGGGTGTGGCCTGCTCCTGTGCCGTCGG CACCAAGTATGTGGGTGTGTTCACATACCTACTGGTGCTCGGGGTTGCCGCTGCCCACGCCTGGCACCTGATAGGAGACCAGACGCTGTCAAAT GTCCGTGTGCTCTGTCACCTGCTGGCCCGAGCGGTGGCCCTGTTGGTCGTCCCGGTCCTCGTGTACCTGCTCTTCTTCTATGTGCACCTGCTGCTGCTCTGCCGCTCCGGGCCCCACGACCAGATCATGTCCAGTGCTTTCCAGGCCAGCTTGGAG GGGGGGCTGGCGCGGATCACGCAAGGCCAGCCCCTGGAGGTGGCCTACGGTTCCCAGGTCACTCTGAAGAACGTCTTTGGCCAACCCGTGCCCTGCTGGCTTCATTCCCACCAGAGCACCTACCCCATGAT ATACGAGAATGGCCGCGGCAGCTCCCACCAGCAGCAGGTGACCTGCTACCCCTTCAAGGATGTCAACAACTGGTGGATTGTAAAGGACCCCGGGAG GCACCAGCTGGTGGTGAACGACCCCCCGAGACCTGTGCGGCACGGCGACATCGTGCAGCTGGTGCACGGCATGACCACCCGCCTCCTCAACAC GCACGACGTCGCGGCCCCCCTGAGCCCTCACTCCCAGGAGGTGTCCTGCTACATCGACTACAACGTCTCCATGCCTGCCCAGAACCTCTGGAGGCTG GACATTGTGAACAGAGAGTCGGACACGGACGTCTGGAAGACCATCTTGTCGGAGGTCCGGTTCGTGCACGTGAACACCTCAGCCATCCTCAAG CTGAGCGGGGCGCCCCTCCCGGACTGGGGTTTTCGGCAGCTGGAGGTGGTCGGGGAGAAGCTGTCCCGGGGCTACCACGGGAGCACCGTGTGGAACGTGGAGGAGCACCGCTACGGCAGGA GCCAGGAGCAGAAGGAAAGGGAGCTGGAGCTGCGCTCCCCTACGCAGACGGACGCCAGCAGGAACCTCAGCTTCATGGCCAGATTCTCAGAGCTGCAG TGGCGGATGCTGACGGTGAGAAGCGATGATTCCGAACACAAATACAGCTCCACGCCGCTGGACTGGGTCACGCTAGACACCAACATCGCCTACTGGCTGCACCCCAGGACCAGC GCACAGATCCACCTGCTTGGAAACATCGTGATCTGGGCCTCGGCCAGCCTTGCCACCCTGGTGTACGCCCTGCTCTTGGCCTGGTACCTGCTCAGACGCCGAAGAAGAGTCTGCGACCTCCCTGAGG ATTGCTGGCTGCGCTGGGCGCTGGCCGGGGCTCTGTGCGCCGGGGGCTGGGCCGTGAACTACGTGCCCTTCTTCGTGATGGAGAAGACGCTGTTCCTCTACCACTACCTGCCGGCGCTCGCCTTCCAGATCCTCCTGCTCCCTGTGGTCTTGGAGCACGTCAGCGGCCGCCTGTGCAG GTCCCAGCTCCAGAGGAGCTTCTTCAGCGCGCTGGTCGTGGCGTGGTTTGCCTCTGCCTGTCATGTGTCCAACACGCTGCGCCCGCTAACCTACGGGGATAGGTCACTCTCACCCAGCGAACTCAAGGCCCTTCGCTGGAAAGACAGCTGGGATATCCTGATCCGGAAATACTAG
- the POMT1 gene encoding protein O-mannosyl-transferase 1 isoform X1 — protein MLGFLQRPVVVTADINLNVVALTAVGLLSRLWQLSYPRAVVFDEVYYGQYISFYMKRIFFLDGSGPPFGHMLLALGGYLGGFDGNFLWNRIGAEYSTNVPVWSLRLLPALAGALSVPMAYQIVWELGFSHCAAVGAALLILIENALITQSRLMLLESVLIFFNLLAVLSYLKFSNSQKHRPFSPSWWFWLLLTGVACSCAVGTKYVGVFTYLLVLGVAAAHAWHLIGDQTLSNVRVLCHLLARAVALLVVPVLVYLLFFYVHLLLLCRSGPHDQIMSSAFQASLEGGLARITQGQPLEVAYGSQVTLKNVFGQPVPCWLHSHQSTYPMIYENGRGSSHQQQVTCYPFKDVNNWWIVKDPGRHQLVVNDPPRPVRHGDIVQLVHGMTTRLLNTHDVAAPLSPHSQEVSCYIDYNVSMPAQNLWRLDIVNRESDTDVWKTILSEVRFVHVNTSAILKLSGAPLPDWGFRQLEVVGEKLSRGYHGSTVWNVEEHRYGRSQEQKERELELRSPTQTDASRNLSFMARFSELQWRMLTVRSDDSEHKYSSTPLDWVTLDTNIAYWLHPRTSAQIHLLGNIVIWASASLATLVYALLLAWYLLRRRRRVCDLPEDCWLRWALAGALCAGGWAVNYVPFFVMEKTLFLYHYLPALAFQILLLPVVLEHVSGRLCRSQLQRSFFSALVVAWFASACHVSNTLRPLTYGDRSLSPSELKALRWKDSWDILIRKY, from the exons ATGTTGGGATTTTTGCAGCGCCCTGTGGTGGTGACAGCTGACATCAACTTGAATGTCGTGGCTCTGACCGCGGTGGGGTTGCTGAGCCGACTCTGGCAGCTTTCCTATCCAAGGGCCGTGGT TTTTGATGAAGTATATTATGGGCAGTACATCTCTTTTTACATGAAGCGGATCTTCTTTTTGGATGGCAGTGGACCACCGTTTGGCCACATGCTGCTGGCCTTGGGAG GTTATTTAGGAGGATTTGATGGTAACTTTTTGTGGAACAGAATTGGAGCAG AATACAGCACCAACGTGCCCGTGTGGTCCCTGCGCCTGCTGCCGGCCCTTGCAGGGGCCCTGTCGGTGCCCATGGCCTACCAGATCGTGTGGGAGCTCGGCTTCTCTCACTGTGCCGCCGTGGGGGCCGCTCTGCTGATTCTGATCG AGAACGCTCTGATCACTCAGTCAAGGCTGATGCTTTTGGAATCAGTGTTGATATTTTTCAATCTGTTGGCCGTGCTGTCTTACCTGAAGTTCTCCAACTCCCAGAAACACAG GCCCTTCTCTCCGAGCTGGTGGTTCTGGTTGCTGCTGACGGGTGTGGCCTGCTCCTGTGCCGTCGG CACCAAGTATGTGGGTGTGTTCACATACCTACTGGTGCTCGGGGTTGCCGCTGCCCACGCCTGGCACCTGATAGGAGACCAGACGCTGTCAAAT GTCCGTGTGCTCTGTCACCTGCTGGCCCGAGCGGTGGCCCTGTTGGTCGTCCCGGTCCTCGTGTACCTGCTCTTCTTCTATGTGCACCTGCTGCTGCTCTGCCGCTCCGGGCCCCACGACCAGATCATGTCCAGTGCTTTCCAGGCCAGCTTGGAG GGGGGGCTGGCGCGGATCACGCAAGGCCAGCCCCTGGAGGTGGCCTACGGTTCCCAGGTCACTCTGAAGAACGTCTTTGGCCAACCCGTGCCCTGCTGGCTTCATTCCCACCAGAGCACCTACCCCATGAT ATACGAGAATGGCCGCGGCAGCTCCCACCAGCAGCAGGTGACCTGCTACCCCTTCAAGGATGTCAACAACTGGTGGATTGTAAAGGACCCCGGGAG GCACCAGCTGGTGGTGAACGACCCCCCGAGACCTGTGCGGCACGGCGACATCGTGCAGCTGGTGCACGGCATGACCACCCGCCTCCTCAACAC GCACGACGTCGCGGCCCCCCTGAGCCCTCACTCCCAGGAGGTGTCCTGCTACATCGACTACAACGTCTCCATGCCTGCCCAGAACCTCTGGAGGCTG GACATTGTGAACAGAGAGTCGGACACGGACGTCTGGAAGACCATCTTGTCGGAGGTCCGGTTCGTGCACGTGAACACCTCAGCCATCCTCAAG CTGAGCGGGGCGCCCCTCCCGGACTGGGGTTTTCGGCAGCTGGAGGTGGTCGGGGAGAAGCTGTCCCGGGGCTACCACGGGAGCACCGTGTGGAACGTGGAGGAGCACCGCTACGGCAGGA GCCAGGAGCAGAAGGAAAGGGAGCTGGAGCTGCGCTCCCCTACGCAGACGGACGCCAGCAGGAACCTCAGCTTCATGGCCAGATTCTCAGAGCTGCAG TGGCGGATGCTGACGGTGAGAAGCGATGATTCCGAACACAAATACAGCTCCACGCCGCTGGACTGGGTCACGCTAGACACCAACATCGCCTACTGGCTGCACCCCAGGACCAGC GCACAGATCCACCTGCTTGGAAACATCGTGATCTGGGCCTCGGCCAGCCTTGCCACCCTGGTGTACGCCCTGCTCTTGGCCTGGTACCTGCTCAGACGCCGAAGAAGAGTCTGCGACCTCCCTGAGG ATTGCTGGCTGCGCTGGGCGCTGGCCGGGGCTCTGTGCGCCGGGGGCTGGGCCGTGAACTACGTGCCCTTCTTCGTGATGGAGAAGACGCTGTTCCTCTACCACTACCTGCCGGCGCTCGCCTTCCAGATCCTCCTGCTCCCTGTGGTCTTGGAGCACGTCAGCGGCCGCCTGTGCAG GTCCCAGCTCCAGAGGAGCTTCTTCAGCGCGCTGGTCGTGGCGTGGTTTGCCTCTGCCTGTCATGTGTCCAACACGCTGCGCCCGCTAACCTACGGGGATAGGTCACTCTCACCCAGCGAACTCAAGGCCCTTCGCTGGAAAGACAGCTGGGATATCCTGATCCGGAAATACTAG